In a single window of the Polynucleobacter sp. MWH-UH24A genome:
- the rplI gene encoding 50S ribosomal protein L9, protein MQVILLEKVTNLGNLGDVVRVKDGFARNFLIPQRKARRATEAAIADFAARRAELEKIAAEKLAAAQAIGEKLKGLVLEISQKAGVDGRLFGSVTNHDIAEALAKKSFQIEKAAVRMPTGPLKVVGDHPVAVAVHTDVVVDINIRVIGEQA, encoded by the coding sequence ATGCAAGTTATTCTGCTTGAGAAGGTAACCAATTTGGGCAACCTTGGTGATGTTGTCCGGGTTAAAGATGGTTTTGCCCGTAACTTTTTAATTCCCCAGCGCAAAGCGCGTCGCGCGACCGAGGCAGCGATTGCTGACTTTGCTGCACGTCGTGCTGAGCTTGAGAAGATTGCTGCAGAGAAACTCGCGGCTGCACAAGCTATTGGCGAGAAGCTTAAAGGTTTAGTTTTGGAGATTAGTCAAAAGGCGGGTGTGGATGGCCGTTTGTTTGGCTCGGTAACCAATCATGACATCGCCGAAGCTTTGGCGAAAAAGAGTTTTCAGATCGAGAAAGCAGCAGTTCGGATGCCAACCGGTCCATTGAAAGTGGTCGGCGACCATCCAGTAGCAGTGGCTGTTCATACTGACGTTGTTGTTGATATCAATATTCGTGTGATTGGTGAGCAGGCCTAG
- the rpsR gene encoding 30S ribosomal protein S18: MAFGKMNKKTDFKKKPAQNPLFKRKRYCRFTVGGVEQIDYKDVETLKDFIGENAKITPARLTGTKALYQRQLDTAIKRARFLALLPFSDQHKK, encoded by the coding sequence ATGGCTTTTGGAAAAATGAACAAAAAGACAGACTTCAAAAAGAAGCCTGCACAAAACCCACTTTTTAAGCGTAAGCGCTATTGCCGCTTTACAGTTGGTGGTGTTGAGCAAATTGACTACAAAGATGTTGAGACGCTCAAAGACTTTATTGGCGAGAACGCTAAGATTACGCCAGCTCGTTTAACAGGTACCAAGGCGCTGTATCAGCGTCAGTTAGATACTGCGATTAAACGCGCACGCTTTTTGGCATTATTGCCATTCTCAGATCAACATAAGAAATAA
- the priB gene encoding primosomal replication protein N codes for MKRSSNLLILTASLIAKDAIRYTPAGLPVIHCQLHHDGEVGEANQMRQVRMNVEAVAIGDIHHELVTMDLGATAKFEGFLTQKTLRNERLVFHITKITLN; via the coding sequence GTGAAGCGTAGTTCAAATCTTCTCATCCTGACTGCTTCTCTGATCGCAAAAGACGCCATTCGATACACCCCAGCTGGTTTGCCAGTCATTCATTGTCAACTGCATCATGATGGTGAAGTTGGTGAAGCAAACCAAATGCGGCAAGTCCGGATGAATGTTGAGGCAGTAGCGATTGGCGATATCCATCACGAGTTAGTAACGATGGATTTGGGAGCAACAGCGAAGTTTGAAGGATTTTTAACGCAAAAGACCTTACGAAATGAGCGCCTCGTTTTTCATATTACGAAGATTACATTGAATTAA
- the rpsF gene encoding 30S ribosomal protein S6: MRHYEIVFIVHPDQSEQVPAMIDRYKSILTTHGGKVHRIEDWGRRQMAYMIDKLAKAHYVCMNIECDQKTLEELEHAFKFNDAVLRHLIVKMKKAETEPSIMMKEVQREEARKLAQADAPATA; this comes from the coding sequence ATGCGTCATTATGAAATCGTTTTTATCGTCCATCCGGACCAAAGCGAGCAGGTTCCAGCGATGATTGATCGCTATAAGTCGATCCTAACCACCCATGGTGGCAAAGTGCATCGCATCGAAGATTGGGGCCGTCGTCAAATGGCTTACATGATCGACAAGCTTGCTAAAGCCCACTACGTTTGCATGAATATTGAATGCGATCAAAAAACGCTTGAAGAACTCGAGCATGCATTCAAGTTCAATGATGCCGTTCTGCGTCATCTAATCGTTAAGATGAAGAAGGCTGAGACTGAGCCATCCATCATGATGAAAGAGGTGCAGCGTGAAGAAGCTCGCAAACTAGCCCAAGCTGATGCACCAGCAACAGCCTAA